A genome region from Proteus vulgaris includes the following:
- a CDS encoding transcriptional regulator has product MKYKINALIYYDATDGAISLEKESVDTHLSITANALLFYFIQHPGVVNRDEVLKRVWDDNGLVSSNSNLNQYLSLLRKTFRHYGIENIIVTIAKGRLEFNPDISVELIDDSTLLPSIQTNEGSPILVKDENKVVVETTTPLSLTQTPLEPIQEEAPQQKQKPEICWYLASIGFLLGAVFLAVIIFFNQHQSKPISLTPLTHNDCELLSNEAMINSAVSDNYVRNFDAVRKKLNLQCVKGERFVFFYGDKLQTNGLGRVFLAHCAKNEDNPFSYCDNYFYYSWKY; this is encoded by the coding sequence ATGAAATACAAAATAAATGCCTTAATTTATTACGACGCAACGGATGGCGCGATATCGTTAGAAAAAGAGAGTGTTGATACTCATCTTTCTATTACCGCTAATGCGTTACTTTTTTATTTTATTCAGCATCCCGGCGTTGTTAATCGTGATGAAGTATTAAAACGTGTTTGGGATGATAATGGATTAGTTTCATCAAACAGTAATTTAAACCAATATTTGAGTTTATTACGAAAAACATTTCGCCATTATGGTATTGAAAATATCATTGTGACTATTGCGAAAGGACGATTAGAGTTTAATCCAGATATATCAGTTGAACTCATTGATGATTCAACGCTCTTACCTTCAATTCAAACAAATGAAGGATCACCTATTCTAGTTAAAGATGAAAACAAAGTAGTGGTTGAAACAACGACACCTTTATCTTTAACGCAAACACCTTTAGAGCCTATACAAGAAGAAGCACCACAACAAAAACAGAAACCAGAAATTTGTTGGTATTTAGCCAGCATTGGTTTTCTATTAGGTGCGGTATTTCTTGCGGTGATCATCTTTTTTAATCAACACCAATCAAAGCCAATTTCACTGACACCATTAACGCATAATGATTGTGAGTTACTTTCTAATGAAGCCATGATTAATTCTGCGGTAAGTGATAATTATGTTCGCAATTTTGACGCTGTAAGAAAGAAGCTTAATTTACAGTGTGTGAAAGGTGAGCGATTTGTTTTCTTTTATGGTGATAAATTACAAACAAATGGATTGGGTCGAGTATTTTTAGCGCACTGTGCTAAAAACGAAGATAATCCATTTAGTTATTGTGATAATTACTTTTACTATTCTTGGAAATACTAA
- a CDS encoding fimbrial protein — MRRLMVILALLILSISKGNTYDTLIQINARVTGNTCTVETNSKNITVKLGNIATKDFTSTTIAQQRTPIIPFSIKLIDCQPEASGVKVSFKGTPSTSDNTLLAINQDGAQGVAIALMDKSGTPIAINEKSQPYPLLPNQDNTLQFYARYVATHLPVSSGQANATTTFLLEYQ; from the coding sequence ATGCGCAGATTAATGGTTATTTTAGCTTTATTGATACTTTCTATAAGCAAAGGCAATACCTATGACACGCTGATCCAAATTAATGCCAGAGTGACAGGCAACACTTGCACGGTAGAAACCAATTCAAAAAACATTACGGTAAAATTGGGTAATATTGCGACGAAAGATTTCACTTCAACGACAATTGCTCAACAACGTACACCGATTATCCCTTTTAGTATTAAGTTGATAGATTGCCAACCCGAAGCCAGCGGCGTAAAAGTCAGTTTCAAAGGCACACCGTCTACATCCGATAATACATTGCTTGCGATTAATCAAGATGGGGCTCAAGGTGTTGCTATTGCGCTTATGGATAAGTCAGGTACACCTATTGCCATCAATGAAAAGAGCCAACCTTACCCCTTATTGCCTAATCAAGATAATACCTTGCAATTCTATGCCCGCTACGTCGCAACACATTTACCTGTAAGTTCAGGTCAAGCTAATGCAACCACGACTTTTTTACTGGAGTACCAATAA
- a CDS encoding bifunctional O-acetylhomoserine aminocarboxypropyltransferase/cysteine synthase, producing MKLETLSVHAGYSPDPTTKAVAVPIYQTTSYAFDDTQHGADLFDLKVPGNIYTRIMNPTNDVLEKRVAALEGGIAAVAVASGMAAITYAIQTIAQVGDNIVSVAKLYGGTYNLMAHTFPRIGIEARFAPHDDIAALEALIDDKTKAVFCETITNPSGNIVDIQALADIAHRHGVPLIVDNTVATPYLCRPFEHGADIIIHSLTKYIGGHGNSIGGIVVDSGKFPWAEHKDRFEILNTPDVSYHGVNYVEHFGAAAYIARCRVAPLRGTGAALSPFNAFLILQGLETLALRMDRHTENAQKVAEYLQNHSQVAWVKYAGLSNHPEHDLAVRYMSGKPAGILSFGIKGGAEAGAKFIDALQLIVRLVNIGDAKSLACHPASTTHRQLNDEELERAGVSRDLIRLSIGIEHIDDILADLEQALKASI from the coding sequence ATGAAACTTGAGACACTCTCTGTTCACGCGGGTTATTCACCTGATCCAACCACAAAAGCCGTTGCTGTACCTATTTACCAAACAACATCTTATGCATTTGATGATACGCAACATGGTGCGGATCTCTTCGATTTAAAAGTACCTGGTAATATTTACACCCGTATCATGAATCCAACCAATGACGTATTAGAAAAACGTGTTGCCGCATTAGAGGGTGGAATTGCAGCGGTTGCCGTAGCATCGGGCATGGCAGCGATCACTTATGCAATTCAAACTATTGCACAAGTGGGAGATAATATTGTTTCCGTCGCTAAGCTTTATGGTGGCACTTATAATTTAATGGCGCACACATTTCCTCGCATTGGTATTGAAGCCCGCTTTGCCCCTCATGATGATATTGCAGCCCTTGAAGCGTTAATTGACGATAAAACAAAAGCCGTATTTTGTGAAACCATTACAAATCCAAGTGGAAATATTGTCGATATTCAAGCATTGGCTGATATCGCTCATCGTCATGGTGTACCTTTAATTGTTGATAATACGGTTGCAACACCTTATTTATGCCGTCCTTTTGAGCATGGTGCGGATATTATTATTCACTCTTTAACCAAATATATTGGTGGTCATGGTAATTCTATCGGTGGTATTGTTGTTGATTCTGGTAAATTCCCTTGGGCTGAGCATAAAGATCGTTTTGAAATATTAAATACACCAGATGTTTCTTATCACGGGGTAAATTATGTCGAGCACTTTGGTGCTGCTGCCTATATAGCTCGTTGTCGTGTTGCGCCTTTGCGTGGAACAGGTGCGGCTCTATCACCTTTTAATGCATTCTTGATCCTACAAGGATTAGAAACGCTGGCACTGCGTATGGATCGTCATACTGAAAATGCCCAAAAAGTGGCAGAATATTTACAAAATCACTCTCAAGTTGCATGGGTTAAATATGCAGGTTTAAGCAATCACCCTGAGCATGATTTAGCGGTACGTTATATGTCAGGTAAACCAGCGGGCATTCTCTCTTTTGGGATTAAAGGAGGTGCAGAAGCAGGGGCTAAATTTATAGATGCATTGCAACTCATTGTTCGTCTGGTGAATATTGGTGATGCTAAATCATTAGCATGTCATCCAGCATCAACCACGCATCGTCAATTAAATGATGAAGAATTAGAACGCGCAGGTGTTTCACGCGATTTAATTCGGTTATCTATCGGCATTGAACATATCGACGATATTCTTGCAGATTTAGAGCAGGCATTAAAAGCCAGTATTTAA
- a CDS encoding fimbrial protein: MKKLLLSAIITSAMAVIATPAFAEDTVTPAPTEVTVNGGTVNFEGSVVNAACGVDSSSANQTVRLGQFRVAEFTKKGDETGRIPFSIKLNNCDITVSTLAAITFNGTASDGDASAFALQGSGAAANVALKITDSSSKNVIPGQPSTTQKLIEGENQLNYNASLVSTDDTVKAGSANVTTNFMVTYS; the protein is encoded by the coding sequence ATGAAAAAGTTATTATTATCTGCAATTATCACTTCTGCAATGGCTGTGATTGCCACTCCTGCATTTGCAGAAGACACTGTTACTCCTGCACCCACAGAAGTAACAGTCAATGGCGGTACTGTTAACTTTGAAGGTTCTGTTGTTAATGCAGCTTGTGGTGTTGATAGTAGCTCAGCAAACCAAACTGTTCGTTTAGGTCAATTCCGTGTTGCCGAATTTACTAAAAAAGGTGATGAAACAGGTCGCATTCCTTTTAGTATTAAATTAAATAACTGCGATATTACCGTTTCAACATTAGCTGCAATTACTTTTAATGGTACCGCTTCGGATGGCGATGCAAGCGCATTTGCATTACAAGGTAGTGGTGCGGCGGCAAATGTCGCATTAAAAATTACTGACTCCAGCAGTAAAAATGTTATTCCAGGCCAACCATCAACGACTCAAAAATTAATTGAAGGCGAAAACCAATTAAATTATAACGCATCTCTTGTTTCAACAGATGACACCGTTAAGGCGGGTAGCGCAAACGTTACCACAAACTTTATGGTGACCTATTCTTAA
- the potD gene encoding spermidine/putrescine ABC transporter substrate-binding protein PotD: MKKWSSVLAASVMALSIGTASADDGKTLYFYNWTEYVPPGLLEQFTKETGIKVIYSTYESNESMYTKLKTYKEGAYDLVVPSTYFISKMSHEGMLQKIDKSKLTNFDNLDPSLLHKSFDPENDYSIPYIWGATAIGINSDEVDVSSITSWADLWKPEYKDSLLLTDDAREVFQMALLKLGYSGNTTDPKEIEEAYKELQKLMPNVLAFNSDNPANPYMQGEVNLGMIWNGSAFIARDAGAPIEMVWPKEGGIFWMDSLAIPANAKNVEGAHKLIDFLLRPEIAAKVAENIGYPTPNLAAQKLLPNVITKDNSLYPTEEIINKGEWQNDVGDATVLYESYYQKLKAGR, translated from the coding sequence ATGAAAAAGTGGTCCTCAGTACTTGCTGCCAGCGTAATGGCATTAAGTATCGGCACAGCATCTGCTGATGATGGTAAGACATTATATTTCTACAACTGGACGGAGTATGTGCCGCCTGGTTTGCTTGAACAGTTTACGAAAGAAACTGGGATTAAGGTGATTTATTCCACCTATGAATCCAATGAAAGCATGTATACCAAGTTAAAGACCTACAAAGAAGGTGCTTATGATTTGGTGGTTCCTTCCACTTATTTTATTTCTAAAATGAGTCATGAAGGTATGCTACAAAAAATCGATAAATCAAAACTAACCAATTTTGATAATCTCGATCCTAGCTTATTGCATAAATCATTCGACCCAGAAAATGATTATTCCATCCCTTATATTTGGGGGGCGACGGCTATTGGTATTAATAGCGATGAAGTTGATGTGAGTAGCATTACTTCATGGGCAGATTTATGGAAACCTGAATATAAAGATAGCTTATTACTAACCGATGATGCTCGTGAAGTGTTTCAAATGGCTTTATTGAAATTAGGCTATTCAGGTAACACTACAGATCCTAAAGAGATTGAAGAAGCGTATAAAGAGCTACAAAAGCTGATGCCAAATGTATTAGCATTCAATTCAGATAACCCCGCTAACCCTTATATGCAAGGGGAAGTTAATTTAGGGATGATTTGGAATGGCTCTGCATTTATTGCTCGCGATGCGGGTGCACCGATTGAAATGGTGTGGCCAAAAGAAGGGGGTATTTTCTGGATGGACAGTTTGGCTATCCCTGCTAATGCCAAGAATGTCGAAGGTGCTCATAAACTTATCGATTTCCTATTACGCCCTGAAATTGCAGCAAAAGTCGCAGAAAATATTGGTTATCCAACACCTAATCTCGCCGCACAAAAGTTACTGCCAAATGTGATCACAAAAGATAATTCTCTTTATCCAACAGAAGAGATTATTAATAAAGGTGAATGGCAAAATGATGTGGGTGATGCAACGGTATTATACGAAAGCTATTACCAAAAATTAAAAGCAGGACGCTAA
- a CDS encoding helix-turn-helix domain-containing protein → MIDSSKTINFRIGQRIRHLRKKLKCSGTLFAKELEISQQQLSRYERGTNRISIELIYRISEKFDVHISYFLQSDYASCIEQRKKTQEKNNRLIAESCIKNDFN, encoded by the coding sequence ATGATAGATAGCAGCAAAACCATTAATTTTCGAATAGGCCAGCGAATACGCCATTTACGAAAAAAATTAAAATGCTCAGGGACGTTATTTGCAAAAGAATTAGAGATAAGCCAGCAACAGCTTTCTCGTTATGAACGTGGAACTAATAGGATCAGTATCGAATTAATTTATCGTATCTCTGAAAAATTTGATGTTCATATTAGTTATTTTTTACAAAGTGATTATGCGTCATGTATTGAACAACGAAAAAAAACTCAAGAAAAAAATAATCGGTTAATTGCCGAAAGCTGTATTAAGAATGATTTTAATTGA
- a CDS encoding molecular chaperone, whose product MKKILIFLIIFLFPLLSYSNGVSLGATRIIYNSNIKQTNLVITNSDKENSFLIQSWVSDNQGVKNNDFIVTPPLYILDANKENALRIMYTGASLPEDRESLFWMNVKVIPSLQDELANENTLQIAIQSRIKLFYRPGNLPAYNEKVANEISFSYQNGELIANNPTPYHITMVNLAVADNKLPASIMINPFSQLMLGKIKSNASLISFQTINDYGAQTAVLKKEISH is encoded by the coding sequence ATGAAAAAAATACTTATATTTCTTATTATTTTTCTCTTTCCATTATTATCTTATTCTAATGGTGTTTCATTAGGTGCTACACGTATTATTTATAATTCAAATATTAAACAAACCAACCTTGTTATTACTAACTCCGATAAAGAAAATAGCTTTTTAATTCAATCATGGGTTTCTGATAATCAAGGCGTTAAAAATAACGATTTTATAGTAACACCTCCTTTATATATTCTTGATGCAAATAAAGAAAATGCATTAAGAATTATGTATACCGGTGCATCTCTACCTGAAGATAGAGAAAGTTTATTTTGGATGAATGTAAAAGTGATCCCGTCATTACAAGATGAACTCGCTAATGAAAACACACTACAAATCGCAATACAGAGCCGCATAAAGCTTTTTTATCGCCCTGGAAATTTGCCTGCTTATAATGAAAAAGTTGCAAATGAGATTTCTTTTTCTTACCAGAATGGTGAGCTTATTGCGAATAACCCAACGCCTTATCATATCACTATGGTGAATTTAGCAGTAGCGGATAATAAACTCCCTGCAAGTATCATGATCAATCCTTTCTCTCAATTAATGTTAGGAAAAATAAAGAGCAATGCGAGCTTAATTTCATTTCAAACAATAAATGATTATGGCGCGCAGACGGCAGTATTAAAAAAAGAAATTTCTCATTAA
- a CDS encoding TetR/AcrR family transcriptional regulator: protein MNTTAHHRKKDPIRVQEQLLEAASVIVANEGIASLSLNAVAKEAGVSKGGLLHHFPGKLELVQAVFKRLLDIMDSRIAVIMENDPIEAGRFSRAYLTYISDLKQSDESRQLAILSLAMPNEPIMRQCWRDWMLDHLAKGDKLDNSYLGTLIRYAADGLWLSELTEGPTLSQEERSALVERLSEMTFDYMANTENQSF from the coding sequence ATGAATACAACTGCACATCACCGAAAAAAAGACCCTATCCGAGTACAAGAGCAATTATTGGAAGCGGCAAGTGTTATTGTGGCTAATGAAGGAATAGCCTCTCTCTCTTTGAATGCCGTGGCAAAAGAAGCAGGAGTCAGTAAAGGCGGTCTACTTCATCATTTCCCCGGAAAATTAGAATTAGTGCAGGCAGTCTTTAAACGGCTATTGGATATTATGGATAGTCGCATTGCAGTGATTATGGAAAATGATCCGATTGAAGCAGGGCGTTTTTCTCGCGCCTATTTAACTTATATTTCTGATTTAAAACAGTCAGACGAAAGTCGCCAATTAGCCATATTATCTTTAGCTATGCCAAATGAGCCTATTATGCGTCAATGTTGGCGAGACTGGATGTTAGATCATTTAGCCAAAGGCGATAAATTAGATAATAGTTATTTAGGAACATTAATTCGTTATGCAGCAGATGGTCTTTGGTTATCTGAACTAACAGAAGGCCCTACACTTTCACAAGAAGAGCGTAGCGCATTAGTCGAAAGATTATCTGAAATGACATTTGACTATATGGCAAACACAGAAAATCAGTCATTTTAA
- the yddG gene encoding aromatic amino acid DMT transporter YddG, translated as MISSSSKGTLYGIVAILLWSTIVGLIRNISEYFGAVGGAALIYTTGTLFLILILGAPKLSRFPKRYLFWGGVLFVTYEVCLSLALGFATDRTQAIELGMVNYLWPSFTLALAVILNKQRFSILLIIGLLCAFSGLVWVVSGDNPLTINGLWMNIQSNPLSYILAFSGAILWAFYSNLTRLMSGGNNGIVPFFLLTSLALWGQYLVSAPVEWIVNTKSITLLLITGAAIGLANAAWTIGMIRGNVTLLATLSYFTPVISTAFSSILLSTALSFSFWQGVMMVTGGSLICWLATRQKTIKPRKTVK; from the coding sequence ATGATATCTAGCTCATCAAAAGGGACATTATATGGCATTGTTGCTATTCTTCTTTGGAGCACCATTGTTGGTTTAATTCGTAATATTAGTGAGTATTTTGGTGCTGTGGGAGGTGCCGCACTGATTTATACCACAGGCACACTCTTTCTTATTTTGATCTTAGGTGCACCGAAGTTATCACGCTTCCCTAAACGCTATCTTTTCTGGGGAGGGGTATTATTTGTCACTTATGAAGTGTGTTTATCTCTAGCGTTAGGATTTGCCACAGACAGAACACAAGCCATAGAGCTAGGAATGGTTAACTATTTATGGCCTAGTTTTACGTTAGCCCTTGCTGTAATACTTAATAAGCAGCGATTCTCAATTTTACTGATCATCGGATTATTATGTGCATTTAGTGGACTAGTCTGGGTTGTTAGTGGCGATAATCCGCTGACAATTAATGGGTTATGGATGAATATTCAAAGCAACCCATTGAGTTATATATTGGCGTTTTCAGGTGCTATTCTGTGGGCATTTTATAGTAATTTAACTCGGCTTATGTCTGGCGGGAATAACGGTATTGTGCCTTTCTTTCTATTAACGTCACTTGCATTATGGGGACAATACCTAGTTTCAGCCCCCGTAGAGTGGATCGTCAATACAAAAAGTATCACGCTATTATTAATAACAGGGGCTGCTATTGGACTTGCAAATGCGGCTTGGACAATCGGTATGATCAGGGGTAATGTGACATTACTGGCGACACTCTCTTATTTCACTCCAGTTATTTCTACTGCATTTTCATCAATATTATTGTCTACTGCACTCTCTTTCTCATTTTGGCAGGGGGTCATGATGGTGACTGGTGGCTCTTTAATTTGCTGGTTGGCAACTCGTCAAAAAACGATAAAACCACGTAAAACGGTAAAATAA
- a CDS encoding fimbrial protein codes for MKYSLSFLSLLVFLVLIPEKMAWAVADPLIVSPVPMSFDGAADGTPAGTPITSTWIGETSVYNGFKCENKFLQKCWVETLYANALGSKISGIYYYEGSNRYPVYALAGVKGIGYAFGLKDNNDSVSYVPIDVGTGSSATVIYPAVGSTVNKGVDRVSLKAKVVFVVTDEHLETGVYNIPYTVIANTWSEYGGGHKGNNTSLVAINPVTITIKARGCTVNTKNLTYKLGDISMRDMSAIGSTSKTQTKSISVTCDTNVHLYASMTDQSTYSNNTDTLTLTSDSDASGIGIQFFFNDNPSPVTYGPDISATGQPNQRLLHITTSNNENYTLNLSTRYITTGTLKPGKANGLASLTFSYQ; via the coding sequence ATGAAATATTCCCTTTCTTTCTTATCATTACTGGTTTTTTTAGTGCTTATTCCTGAAAAAATGGCGTGGGCAGTAGCAGATCCGCTCATTGTATCTCCGGTTCCGATGAGTTTTGATGGTGCAGCAGACGGAACCCCCGCAGGTACTCCAATTACTTCAACATGGATTGGAGAAACATCCGTTTATAATGGTTTTAAATGTGAGAATAAATTTCTACAAAAATGCTGGGTTGAAACCCTTTATGCTAATGCATTAGGTTCAAAAATAAGTGGCATTTACTATTACGAAGGCAGTAATCGATATCCCGTTTATGCCCTTGCTGGTGTAAAAGGCATTGGTTATGCCTTTGGTTTAAAAGATAACAATGACAGCGTTTCTTATGTTCCTATTGATGTAGGCACAGGCTCAAGTGCGACGGTTATTTATCCCGCAGTCGGATCAACAGTCAACAAAGGTGTAGATCGTGTTTCATTAAAAGCAAAAGTTGTCTTTGTTGTCACTGACGAGCACTTAGAAACGGGTGTTTATAATATTCCTTACACTGTCATTGCAAATACGTGGTCTGAATATGGTGGCGGTCATAAAGGTAACAACACCTCACTTGTTGCAATAAATCCTGTAACAATCACCATTAAGGCCCGAGGTTGTACAGTTAATACCAAAAATCTCACTTATAAATTAGGTGATATCTCAATGCGGGATATGAGTGCGATCGGCTCGACATCAAAAACACAAACCAAATCTATTTCAGTAACTTGTGATACTAATGTTCACTTGTATGCCAGCATGACAGACCAATCCACTTATTCTAATAATACAGATACCCTCACCTTAACATCAGATTCAGATGCATCAGGCATTGGTATTCAGTTTTTCTTTAATGATAACCCTAGCCCAGTCACTTATGGACCCGACATTAGTGCCACGGGACAACCTAATCAACGTTTACTTCATATAACAACGTCTAATAACGAAAACTACACATTAAACCTGTCGACTCGGTATATCACAACTGGAACATTAAAACCTGGTAAAGCAAACGGGTTAGCCAGTCTGACATTTTCTTATCAATAA
- a CDS encoding fimbria/pilus outer membrane usher protein, with the protein MINKNTVYFFFSGAMTISMALPLLAHSANRFNPAFLADSPDSVADLSYFEAGNSIKPGDYPLDIIFNHEYLRTENIHFISQDKTVIPCLNKSFYQSLGINIKIFSDIENTLDNQCINIEDIIPDSVVNYDIDKQALKIQIPQAALDLKARGYIPPEKWDNGITAGILNYTFSGANSWGNSHNNSYYLNLRSGINIGAWRLRDYSTWNSSNGKNQWNHINTYLQRNIVSLKSQLQIGDSYTSSALFDSINFRGISLESDNTMLPDSQRGFAPIVRGIANSNAKVVIRQNGYIIYQTFVAPGAFEIRDLYPTSNSGDLYVSIEENDGSKHDYVVPYSAVPILQREGQKQFVIQAGEICQNNQNKKPRFLQGHLIYGLPYDTTAYGGALVTAEYQSYALGVGKNMGTLGAMSTDITFAHSKLPDDSISEGYSLRFLYAKSLNQFGTNFQLLGYRYSTSGFYTLEETLNTSMSGYLYEDNQQTPSRYFDLRNHKKGSLQINLSQQLADYGSVFMTTHWQNYWGTNEKNVLVQTGYNGNIKGLSYNIIYSYNRMMNSGERDQTLSLGVSIPLQLLMPSSYQSSNSAYLTYNYSHNNNGYSAHNAGVAGTLLDDNTLNYSVQQGYSNQGGSYTGSASLGYQSRYGNLNAGYNYHQDAQQLNYSLAGGMLLHSEGITLSQPLSSNTILVDADKTADVPIDNATGIYTDWRGFAVIPYATAYRQNKVALDTTTLPDNVEIEQNIQQVIPTQGAVIKVNFDAKTGYRLLLTLKQQGRPLPFGAIATDKQNHLSGIVGDDGLLYLSGVPHSGLLDVRWGNGSSKHCQVNYQLPSEQHNEPFIKMTQECQ; encoded by the coding sequence ATGATTAATAAAAATACAGTTTATTTTTTCTTTTCTGGTGCTATGACTATATCAATGGCGTTGCCATTGTTGGCACACAGTGCAAACCGATTTAATCCTGCTTTTTTGGCTGATTCTCCTGATTCTGTCGCCGATTTAAGCTATTTTGAAGCTGGAAATAGTATCAAACCGGGAGATTATCCTCTTGATATTATTTTTAATCATGAGTATCTGAGAACAGAAAACATTCATTTTATTAGCCAAGATAAAACTGTAATTCCTTGTTTAAATAAATCTTTTTATCAATCACTAGGTATTAATATTAAAATATTTTCTGATATTGAAAATACCTTAGATAATCAATGTATTAATATTGAAGATATTATTCCTGACTCTGTTGTTAATTATGATATTGATAAACAAGCATTAAAAATTCAAATCCCTCAAGCAGCTTTAGATCTTAAAGCCCGTGGTTATATTCCACCAGAGAAATGGGATAACGGCATTACTGCAGGAATATTAAATTATACCTTTAGCGGCGCCAACAGTTGGGGAAATTCTCATAATAATAGTTACTATCTCAATCTACGTAGTGGGATCAATATTGGTGCTTGGCGATTAAGAGATTATTCCACTTGGAATTCATCAAATGGAAAAAATCAGTGGAACCATATCAATACTTATCTTCAACGCAATATTGTGTCACTAAAAAGCCAATTACAAATTGGCGACAGTTATACGTCATCAGCACTTTTTGACAGCATTAATTTCCGAGGTATTTCCTTAGAAAGCGATAACACGATGTTACCTGATAGCCAAAGAGGTTTTGCCCCTATTGTTAGGGGGATCGCAAATAGCAATGCCAAAGTCGTTATAAGACAAAATGGCTATATTATTTATCAAACCTTTGTTGCCCCTGGCGCATTTGAAATTAGAGATCTCTATCCAACATCAAATAGCGGCGATCTCTATGTTTCGATTGAAGAAAATGACGGCAGTAAACACGATTATGTTGTGCCGTATTCTGCCGTGCCCATTTTACAACGAGAAGGTCAAAAACAATTTGTGATCCAAGCAGGTGAAATTTGCCAAAATAATCAAAATAAAAAACCACGCTTTTTGCAAGGCCATCTGATCTATGGATTACCTTATGACACAACGGCATACGGTGGCGCTTTAGTTACCGCAGAATATCAATCTTATGCGCTTGGGGTTGGTAAAAATATGGGCACCTTGGGTGCCATGTCAACGGATATCACTTTTGCTCATAGCAAACTCCCTGATGATTCAATATCAGAGGGCTACTCTTTACGCTTTCTCTACGCAAAATCACTTAACCAATTTGGTACTAATTTTCAGTTATTAGGCTATCGCTATTCTACTTCTGGCTTTTACACACTGGAAGAGACGCTCAACACAAGTATGTCTGGTTATCTCTATGAAGATAATCAACAAACACCTTCGCGTTATTTTGATCTGCGTAATCATAAAAAAGGCAGTCTCCAGATCAATTTGTCACAACAACTTGCCGATTATGGCTCTGTTTTTATGACAACACACTGGCAAAACTATTGGGGAACAAATGAGAAAAACGTATTAGTCCAAACAGGTTATAACGGCAATATTAAAGGGCTTTCTTACAACATTATTTATAGTTATAACCGCATGATGAACAGTGGGGAACGGGATCAAACACTTTCTCTTGGGGTTTCTATTCCGTTACAACTTCTTATGCCTTCAAGTTATCAATCAAGTAATAGTGCCTATCTCACTTATAATTACAGTCATAATAATAACGGCTATTCTGCCCATAATGCAGGTGTTGCTGGCACATTACTCGATGACAATACGTTAAATTACAGTGTTCAACAGGGATATAGTAATCAAGGAGGGAGTTATACAGGCAGTGCTTCTCTTGGATATCAAAGCCGATATGGCAATCTCAATGCTGGCTATAACTACCATCAAGATGCTCAACAACTCAATTACAGCCTTGCAGGCGGTATGTTGTTACATAGTGAAGGGATCACATTAAGTCAGCCATTAAGCTCAAATACTATTCTCGTTGATGCTGACAAAACAGCAGATGTCCCTATTGATAATGCGACGGGTATTTATACTGATTGGCGCGGATTTGCTGTTATTCCTTATGCGACAGCTTATCGTCAAAATAAAGTGGCACTTGATACCACCACACTCCCAGACAATGTCGAGATTGAACAAAATATTCAGCAAGTTATTCCCACTCAAGGTGCCGTTATTAAAGTTAACTTTGACGCTAAAACGGGATATCGCTTATTACTGACACTAAAACAACAAGGGCGGCCTTTACCTTTCGGTGCAATTGCCACCGATAAGCAAAACCATCTCTCCGGTATTGTGGGCGATGACGGTTTGCTCTACCTCTCTGGCGTCCCTCATTCAGGCCTATTGGATGTTCGCTGGGGCAATGGATCCTCTAAACATTGCCAAGTCAATTATCAATTACCTTCTGAACAACATAATGAGCCCTTTATAAAGATGACACAGGAGTGCCAATAA